The DNA segment TCTATTTTGTAGCCCCTGGCAGTCAAGCCTTTAGACATCGACAAAGTAATGTCAGGCTCGTCGTCAACCAGCAATACCGACAAGCCGCTAGCCGTGGTTTGCAAGGGCGTGCTAAATTAATTGCAGTTATATTTCAAGTTTGTTTTGGTTAGTGTTTAAGTCAAACTACGGTTGCAAATAGGCTTGTGCATTAATGCCAGCCAGTATCGAAAATTCGTCTTCTAAGTTGCAGCATTTGCAATCGACCTCAATGCACTGGCCTCGAAGTTTATGGTCGCATTCTTTGCAAGGACAAGCTGCAATTTCAGGTGTAGTTATGCCCAGCGATTGCAATTGACGCATATTTGTCTTAGCATAAGTTAGTGTTTACAATTAAGTTCATTTGCCTAGTCTTCTTTGGCAACAAATGAATCGTGACCAGCTGCATTGGCATGTATTCTAAACTCGCACTTGTATCCAACCCAGGGGCGGGTTCAAGTCCCTCTCCAATCGATATCACGCGAATGAATGCACTGCCATGCACAATATTCTTCCTGCTTAAATGTAAATTCTGAAACAGCAGTTTTATGAAGAACTACGAGTCGAACCAAAAGAGCAAAGATACTCTGTGCTATGTCTGTGGTATCGATTATCCGCTGTTTGCTACAAAGTGTCTATGCTGCGGCGGCAGGCTGTACCGGTCGTATTCAGCATCTAGAGCAAAATAGTCGCAACACATACAGGTCTTCAAGGGGGAGGCAGTAACAAAGTGAAGAATTGCGCATAGTCGCACGGTCCTTCCAGAACTCAAAAATACAAATCATCGGAACAGAAATTGCCTTCGTAGTCCCGACAAAGCAAAAAGGCGGGCAACCGCCTCTTGGAGATGGTAACACTTCAGGGCAGATTGAGAAACGCCGCCATTTGGGCCATGTGCCCGCCTTCTCTAATTGAGATAAGAGGTTTTTTATATTAGATTCTTCTTTGTCTGCTTGAAATGTTTGACTTCTCTAAAGACAAATGGAAGCTGGTATCCTTTGGCCTTATGGCAATATTGGCAACTGGTCTTGTAGCACCGCAGGCTTTCGCAGCTGGAACACAGGACGTACTTTCCATCGTGACAGGTATTCAGACAGCTATCTCTGACCCATCACACGGCTTGCAGGCAATTCAGAATAATGTTAATACAAGAGCGACTCAGACGTCAGTAAATACCTTACAGACTACTGACAGTGCGATAAAGGCAAAGACAGACAATCTGCCATCTGAGCCGGCAAGCAACACTGCAATCACAAATGCTATCGGGACAATAAATTCACACACTGATTCAGCTGTAGCCTCAGTTCCACCAGGAATGACACAGGCCCAGTTCCAGACTTTGAAATGCCAGTCTGAGCCTAGACCATATGGGAATTACACGAATTGCGATTTGGAGGATGTCAGATTCATAGAAGCGAGCCTCGTCCATGCCGACTTGAGCGGTGCAAAACTCAACGATGCAATTCTCCAAGGTTCTCTACTTCCTAATGCTAACTTGAGTGGTGCCGACCTGACCCTCACAAACTTCGGCGGTGCCTCGCTCGCCTATGCAAACTTGAATGGTACAAACCTATCCAATACTATTTTTCAGAATGCAGACTTGACTGGCGTGACCTATGCGGGATGTACTGGAAAGCCGGTAGGCACTCCGTTGTATGGAACGCTCCCGACCTGCTAGAAGGTCGTCTCTTTTTTTCTTATCTAAAAGCAAACTTTTGGGCCCTTCCGTAAACTTTTCCCACGCGCAAAACGGTTTGGAGGGGATACGCGACTGGTAGGCTCTGGACCGGATTTATGCTGCACAACCATTGGATGGAGAAAGGGAAACCGGGCAAGGGACGGGCCATTACCCCGCTTGGCGAAGACCGGCTGGCAAGGTGCCCAGTCAGTGACCCGGTTTTTCATACTAGCAGGATTGACTGGCAGCCGGATGCATGGTCGCGTGGAGATTCTGCCTGACCCCTTTCTGGCTATTCGAGCGCTGTAGTGACAAAGCCAGCGTGGCCAGTCTCTTTCTGATGCTGCTCCCAATCTTCCAAAAACAAAACCACCAAACCACAGGCCGTGCAGATGTACATCTTGTCTATTACTTCGGTTAGACCCTGACGCAAACTCACTCTGGGAGAACCGTGTGTTTAAAGAACGAATCGGTGAAATGTTCGTAGAAAAAACTCCATTTCTGATCAGTGACTGACCGGTGGGTTACAAGGTCCGCGTAAGCTTCTCCTACCAACTCTCCTGGTTATTAAGAATAATTGCAGTATTGAGAAATAAGGCTAAAACATTGTCAAGCTGCCGCCGCATTTCAAGCACGAATCTGCAAAGCTCGGATAGTCGATTGCGCACCAATGGCAAATATTTCTGGGAGTCAGGCGAGCATTTACCCGCGAATTTGAGGAGAGTATTCTGCCAATCACATCATACAGCGCCTCCAGATCGTTTTCGGAGGGCTTGAATGAAAGTATCAGATCAATATTGACGCCCATTAAACGCAACTCCTCACAAAGAAATTCGAATCTGGAAGGCGGACTGTCCCGTGGCAACGCAGCGAGCTTCCTTTCCAAGTGTAGTTAAAGACAAGGAATGCAGTGCATTACAATTTAAAATTAAATTGCAGCGGTTACAGCTCCTGCAGCCATGTCCTGGCTCCAAGCACAGGGCGTTCTTCGCGATAACTGGCATCAGTTACAGAATTTTCAAAAATGCACTCAAGTGCCATGCATTGTACTCCGGGGCCTTAATTATGCCGACAGCTATTAGCATTAGCGTGAGTTGACCAAGTCAAATGACCAATATGCTCGAAAGGCGAATGGAGTACGGAATCCCTGCCTCTCACGAGACCATGGAGTGGTTGCTGCATAACGAATCGGCTCGCAAGGTAGTTAAGCTGATGGACATCGCCAGCCTCTCAACGCTTGAACTCTTGGAATTTGGCATGACAAAGCAGGACATTGTGTTTGCCTTTGTAAACGGCGTCTTGGAAATTGACACCCGCTACATTAATGCAAATTCTGACCCGTCTGTTGTAAGCAGGATTGTTGACGGCAGGTACGATTACTGGAACAGCAGAAAGTTTGTGCTCTCTAGGCTAGGCCTACAGCTTCTAGACCGTATAAAGGGCGAAGATGTCCCGACTGTCTGGCCTCCCGCAGCAGCCTAGATTGCGCGCAAGTGGAAAAACCGATACAGGCAGGGTTACACGCATGGCGCCCTCGCAGGCTAACGAGCGACCGCTCTAGCTGTGAAAGACGCGAGGACAGAAGCCTTATCCGAGACAAATGGAGCACGCGCGCCAAAAAGACACTGCGACAAATGCTTGCGCGACGCAAAGATGCAAGTGCGAATCTGTCCGGCCAATTAGCGCAATCGCGCTCTGGTTTCCAAAGTCAATAGCCTAGCTTGCAAT comes from the Nitrososphaera sp. genome and includes:
- a CDS encoding pentapeptide repeat-containing protein; this encodes MFDFSKDKWKLVSFGLMAILATGLVAPQAFAAGTQDVLSIVTGIQTAISDPSHGLQAIQNNVNTRATQTSVNTLQTTDSAIKAKTDNLPSEPASNTAITNAIGTINSHTDSAVASVPPGMTQAQFQTLKCQSEPRPYGNYTNCDLEDVRFIEASLVHADLSGAKLNDAILQGSLLPNANLSGADLTLTNFGGASLAYANLNGTNLSNTIFQNADLTGVTYAGCTGKPVGTPLYGTLPTC